From a single Piliocolobus tephrosceles isolate RC106 chromosome 21, ASM277652v3, whole genome shotgun sequence genomic region:
- the TMEM150B gene encoding modulator of macroautophagy TMEM150B codes for MWGYLSLMPIFLAVWAISGVWIVFAIAVTNKTVDLSRGFPYISICGSFPPQSCIFSQVLNMGAALAAWICIIRYHQLRDWGVGRWPNQLILWTGLLCALGTSVVGNFQEKNQRPTHLAGAFLAFILGNVYFWLQLLLWRLKSLPQPGAPWIGPLRLGLCSFCTILIVAMIVLHVCSLRSVSAACEWAVAMLLFALFGLFAVDFSALESCTLCVQPWPSLSPPPASPISLPAQL; via the exons ATGTGGGGCTACCTGTCGCTGATGCCCATCTTCCTAGCTGTCTGGGCTATCTCTGGCGTCTGGATCGT TTTTGCCATTGCAGTGACCAACAAGACTGTGGACCTCAGCAGAGGCTTTCCCTACATCAG CATCTGCGGATCCTTCCCCCCTCAGAGCTGCATCTTCAGCCAGGTGCTCAATATGGGAGCTGCTCTGG ccGCGTGGATCTGCATTATCCGTTACCACCAGCTCCGGGACTGGGGCGTCGGAAGGTGGCCTAACCAGCTGATCCTATGGACGGGTCTTCTCTGTGCCCTGGGCACCTCCGTGGTAGGCAATTTCCAG gAAAAGAACCAGCGGCCCACGCACTTGGCAGGGGCCTTCCTTGCCTTCATCTTGGGTAATGTCTACTTCTGGCTGCAGCTCCTCCTGTGGAGGCTGAAGAGCCTGCCCCAGCCCGGGGCTCCCTGGATCGGGCCACTCCGTCTGGGCCTCTGTAGCTTCTGCACCATCCTCATTGTGGCCA TGATCGTCCTCCACGTCTGCTCGCTGCGCAGCGTCTCTGCGGCCTGCGAGTGGGCGGTGGCCATGCTGCTGTTCGCGCTCTTCGGTCTCTTCGCCGTTGACTTCTCCGCCCTGGAGAGCTGCACCCTGTGTGTCCAACCGTggcccagcctcagccccccgCCGGCCTCCCCCATCTCCCTGCCGGCCCAGCTGTAG